From one Lycium ferocissimum isolate CSIRO_LF1 chromosome 5, AGI_CSIRO_Lferr_CH_V1, whole genome shotgun sequence genomic stretch:
- the LOC132058033 gene encoding protein MAIN-LIKE 2-like: MALIERWQSETYTFHLRTSKATITLQDAEPQVLPPYRDELTRLTGFVAPAGDISGQSRLLLSALCAHLRLIDMQHPIGEDMPRADVDRSAHLYLLIIFRAILFPNTSGSHVSLMYLRYIDDLAELGCYSWGATVLGYMYRGFCRCSMGTRVEVPAFCSLLQIWVWTRLRPFQPIPTHPPADYFAVPVPYARRWSRGVRRCAETYHNLLPFRDQLDRMKAQTAFIWTSYDHNLDELSAFCQYM, encoded by the exons ATGGCCTTGATTGAGAGGTGGCAATCGGAGACGTACACATTTCATCTCCGTACTAGTAAGGCTACCATTACCCTCCAGGATGCAGAG CCTCAGGTGTTGCCGCCTTATCGGGatgagttgactaggctcaccggTTTCGTGGCTCCGGCTGGTGATATTTCGGGCCAGAGTCGACTTTTGTTGTCAGCCCTTTGTGCTCACTTGCGCCTCATAGACATGCAGCATCCGATTGGAGAGGACATGCCTCGGGCTGATGTTGACCGAAGTGCGCATCTATACCTACTCATCATATTCAGGGCCATCCTATTCCCTAACACTTCAGGTTCGCATGTGAGCTTGATGTATCTTCGGTATATCGACGATCTCGCCGAGTTaggatgttatagttggggCGCTACTGTGCTGGGCTACATGTATCGAGGATTCTGCCGATGTTCTATGGGCACGAGGGTAGAGGTCCCTGCATTTTGCTCGCTCCttcag atatgggtgtggactaggttgagaccttttcagCCCATACCAACTCACCCTCCCGCTGACTATTTTGCTGTGCCAGTACCATACGCGCGGAGATGGTCGCGAGGCGTACGTCGATGTGCGGAGACGTACCACAACCTTCTCCCGTTTAGGGATCAACTAGACCGCATGAAGGCACAGACg GCTTTTATATGGACGTCATATGATCATAATTTGGATGAGCTGTCAGCGTTTTGTCAGTACATGTGa